One window of Papio anubis isolate 15944 chromosome 10, Panubis1.0, whole genome shotgun sequence genomic DNA carries:
- the LOC101006909 gene encoding cytochrome c oxidase subunit 4 isoform 1, mitochondrial-like, with translation MLATRVFSLVGKRAISTSVCVRAHESVVKSEDFMLPAYVDRRDYPLPDVAHVKHLSASQKALKEKEKASWSSLSMDEKVELYRIKFKESFAEMNRRSNEWKTVVGTAMFFIGITALIIMWEKLYVYGPLPQTFDKEWVAMQTKRMLDMKVNPIQGLASKWDYEKNEWKK, from the coding sequence ATGTTGGCTACCAGGGTATTTAGCCTAGTTGGCAAGCGAGCAATTTCCACCTCTGTGTGTGTACGAGCACATGAAAGTGTTGTGAAGAGCGAAGACTTTATGCTCCCAGCTTATGTGGATCGGCGTGACTATCCCTTGCCGGACGTGGCCCATGTCAAGCACCTGTCTGCCAGCCAGAAGGCcttgaaggagaaggagaaggcgTCCTGGAGCAGCCTCTCCATGGATGAGAAAGTCGAGTTGTATCGCATTAAGTTCAAGGAGAGCTTTGCTGAGATGAACAGGCGCTCAAATGAGTGGAAGACGGTTGTGGGCACTGCCATGTTCTTCATCGGCATCACCGCGCTCATTATCATGTGGGAGAAGCTCTATGTGTACGGCCCCCTCCCGCAAACCTTTGACAAAGAGTGGGTGGCCATGCAGACCAAGAGGATGCTGGACATGAAGGTGAACCCCATCCAGGGCTTAGCCTCCAAGTGGGACTACGAAAAGAACGAGTGGAAGAAGTGA